The genome window ACAAAaacaagtttctattggacaaattcaggtagattCCACCACGTTTcattctgtttgcttccgtttggttcttAAATGGTTTCTGTTGCAAgatgtaatgaatacaccccaggtgcTGGCCCTTTGATCCTCCTCCCTATTCATCTGTCTGCTGCATGTGTTGTCATCACATTGCTTCCCTCACTGGACCTGTGTGAGGAGCTGCTCTCTGCGCTCTGCGCTGCAGAAGAAGTGCAGTTTCCGTGGCAACAGCGTCACCTCCACTGACATGGCCTCGTACTCCTCATTGTCAATGTTGTAGAAGCCAGCGCCTTCCTGTGGCAGGGGATACGACAGTAGGGAGAGGTCAGAAGTCATGGAGAAGAAGGACCGTCcgtatgtacgcacacacacacacacacacaaacaagaacATATTTTACAAGCATACATTTAATTTGTTTAAGGGTTATAATGATCTAAACTACAAGACTGTAATGCATGTTGTCTATGACGTTGATAGGACTAAGACAGCTGACCTCGGGCAGATTGAGTTGACATGCACTGGCCTCCAGTTTCAGTGATTTTCTTGTGAATGCAGTTGCATCCtccatttttttctctctgcaaTGCAGAAAATGCAACAGCCTTGACACACATGCTACATGAATAACCATTTTATTTTAGTCGGGTATTACATTGATAATGTGACAAAGTATATCTCCACAACTGCTCACCCAACAGTGATGAACTCTCCCACACTGAAGGAGTCTGGCTCCACACACACCAGCAGGGAGTCGTCTGTACGCTGAGGGACAAACAAGGGAACACAGTTTTAACATCCTGAGTCTGTTGTAGTAGCTGCTATAGTAtagtttttattatttttttactgaCCGTCTGGACAGGGTTTTTGTTCTGGGTGTGGATCGACAGCTCTAAAGTAGACAACATCCTCTCATTCCATCTCTCTGGCTCCTCCACTTTTGGAGGCTCTGCACAAACATTTTGTACTTTTTGTATTGTATATAGTTTCTTTGTGGTGTTGTTTTCATTCCAACCACACCTGAacacttttttaaatgttttattatttgttTTTATCTGCATTGTTGTCCATCACTTGTTTTCTTTGGTGCAAATAAATAATTAATAAACACAAAAACAATGCCATTCATGCTTTGTGAATCAGAAGATGCACAAGGACATTTAAAATGAGGAAGTGTAGTCTTATTTCCAGACTGacaaacacatcaacacacagacaATGTTACCTGGAATAGGTGGGTACCAGTAATTTTTCAGTCTGTGGGCGATTCGGTACATTAGGTGGGGGCGCTGGGGCTTCTGTTCGGGCAGGTCAGGGGGGCGAAGGGTGGGTGCCAGGTAGGACACAGAGGCCTCACGAACCTGGGGCCACTCCTGGGGAGGGATGGGAAAAGACAGCATGACACAAATGCATGGAGGAACAATTGAGGTCCATGGACACGGAATGAAAACAGTCATGCTCTCACCCGTAATGTACTAAACCAATGAGCTGCTTTTGTCTTCAAGGGGCCAAGGTACCAATATCTAAGAGAGAAAACAACAGTATAAGACATTTATTTTTAAAAGGAGAAACAACTTTTCTATTACTAAAATGTTTCCATGACTTTACATGGGACTTGGGGAAAATAAGAATATGGAAACTTGTTAATCACAAGCTATGAAGGGGTCTTACTTTTTGATGGTGGCAGCCACATCTCTGAAGGCCCCCCACCGTAGACCAATCAGGGCAAACACTGGCTGGTCTTTCTCTCCCTTGATACATAAACCCAGAAACCCAATACAAtgttcttctcttcctctcaatGCAGTTACGGTTATTAAATGGCGATTAAATGTAATAAAGATCTTAACCCCTCCCTAAACACCAGACCCTCCCGGTCTCACCTTGATCTGCAGCACATCCAGAGGTACCGTTTCTCCTTGCAAGATGGACAGTGTCGCCGACGTGATGTGTCTGAAAACAAGAGGGGATATGAATGACAAAAAGATTGCAGGATATTTTAGATAAATCAAGGAGGAGATTATGCACAGTAAACATTCTCAGTGAGAGATAGCATGTGTTTTGTTTGCGTCTGAATGAGAGTGTGACATGTTTCAGTGGGATACTTACTTCACCTGATTGTCACTGAGGATGTGCAGACTCTCACTCAGGGAATTGTGGGAACCCAGTGGGATGAATCCTATGGGGGTTTTACTGAATGACTCCTATATTAGAGAGAAACAAACCAGTACAGGGTAGTAAGAGACAGCTAAGCTGAGGTGGTATTGAGCAAAATAAAGGAGCTTGTTACAGGTTAATACAATGATAATACACAACTTACTTGATCAGCCCTCCGCAGCAGACCAGTGATAACCTCTTGTAGAGTGCCATCCCCTCCAGCCACAATCAGCATGTCTGTTTGCTCCATCAGCTCCATCAATTTCTTCGCCTGGCCCTCATAGTCTGTCTGCAAGAGAGAAGACACATATGGTATTACACTATGTAGAACTATAGACTATACAGGCTAAGAAGTGTACAGAAACAACAATTGCACAGGGAAAGAAAATAATACCTTTACTAGTGTCACCTCCACACCAGCCAGGTGTAATATAGGGGCAGCATTCTTCTCAAATAAAGTGTTGGCTTTCCTATGACCAGAGGGAAGAGCAAGAGAACAGCAAGACGATATTAGTCAAACACAAATTACAGTAGAAATTGAAAATGGCTGTGGTGCAATAAGCTGGACCTCTTGCTTATTCTCTTTGCTTGACTTTAGGGAACATGACTGTTATCTCTTACTTACCCACTACAAGCTGCTGGGTTTAGGATGACAGTGGCTTTCCTCAGCTGCTCCTGTGGTGAAATCGGCTGACGTCCATATTCCTGCAATTGAGAATGGATTTTGGGGCATTAGAGTGGAATACAGTAAATGCAGGTGCATAATCCCTGAAAGCAGAAAAACGTAGCTACAGAATAAGCAATGTCTCACCCTGGCCACCATACAAGCTTCTTTTCGCAGCAGATTATCACTGTAAATAAATCAATAACAAATTATTGACGAAGAAAATAATTGATTACAATACATCCTCATGTTATTCAATGTTGTTGTATTTCAATCATAAGAACCGTTCCGTGAGACCTTGATAGCTGATTATTTCTCAATAGCTACCAATTCGTGTGCATGTGCTCAATGATATTAATGCTAGTGATGATCTGTACTTGATCTATCAACCATACCATTAATTCTGAAAGAAAACGCTACACACCAGTGTTTACCATACAGCCAGTGTCCACCGTATGACAGGGCACACGCAGCGACTGTGGACTTCTTCCAATGATTCCGCAGAGTCCCAAACACCTTCACAACCCGAGCCATTATCTTATCGTCACTATCAAATTGTCATTTATAAAAGGCTTTTAATCATCTGTGTAAGCATCACGAACACTGTCCTAAAATACATCCTACCACAGCGGTCATTTCTCCATCGCTGTCAAAACCATTTCGTGTGTTACACGTGGGTGCAGCTGTCTTAATAGTCGTATGAAACAAAAACTCTTAGTATAAGTTCCTCTTCATTTTGAGTTTCATTTTATGAAATTTGTTCTCCCGTCACATACCAACATAAACAAAAATTAGGAAATGTAGAAATTCTAATTAAGCATGGAACACAATTTATTAACTTCAGTGCTTAGTTTATTGAAGAAAAACAAAATTTCCCATACACTGCTGAGGTCTAAAGCAAAAAGAAGACCTCGCCTGAAAATaactgtaaaatatatattttatgacTTTTCCCCGGCAttattaaaatgtaaataatcacaTTATACACTGCCTTGTATTTTTTTACTCTGGCACTAAAGCCAAGGGGCCTCAGTGCCAAATCTACAGAATTCGAGTTTAACCAGAGATAATTCAGAGGAGATGGGAAACAACATATTAAACCCTTTCCCGCCCATTATATACGTTGGCCATTTTGTCGTCAAAGGTCCGCGCGGTACAAGGAGGACAAGGAGAGCACTCATTCAAGGAGTGAATGGGAGTCGATTGGGCGCTGGCTTAAAAAAATCAACATTAGCACACATTTGGTGAACAAGAAGTACAACATCACAAACATTTTCCaagatgtgagataattaacCGGTTCTCTGTAATATCGTACAGTTTGGAATCGTGACATTACGTACTTTCGAGGAAAATAGGAAGGTTTTTCGACTCATACCCTGACTTTGAGAAGTGGATTGCGTGACGATTAGCTTAGCATCTTTGTGACGCAGCATGACAACATGAACGCGATTTGTCAACAGTCTGCTGGGTGGGGCGTTATAGGTGCCCCCATTCCTTGCGCAATTGGATTCctatctcctcctttctctaataTCTCTGTTTTAACATGGCGGCGCAGATGGCGGTAAATTCAGGTATGGGCTTTATTTTTCTGTTATTTCAGAAAATAGAGTGGTGAGAGGTTGTTTATGGTTATTTACCAACCAATCACAATACACGTTTGTAGACGAGGTATTTTAATTGTGTTAAACACGGTCTGATTACATAACGGGGAATCTGTCAAgttcagacagtcaggacaggaGCGCTAGTAATTAGCTGACGGCTATGCCATGTTCATCTCGCTATAACGTTAATATCATGCGTGTGTATGTTTCATTTACAATTCGTTGAAACAACCAAAAAGCATTGATATGAAGCAAACGTCCTACCAGTTCAATACAGAGCTTATTAGCTAGTTGCCTATTGCTAGCTTCAATAGGTCGCTCACCAGGAAACTAATGTAAAGGCATCACGTGCTAATTTATcacgttagttagctaacgtaCTGTAGTTAACTAGGTAAACAAAATGTAGAATGCCTACACCCGTTAGCTAGATAACTTGCTCATAGTCTCAACAATGTGCGACTAAActcttgttcacactgcaggcccGAATGCTCAAATCCGTTTTGGAATACTGTCTGTCCAAACAGCAAAGTTACAAGGTTCCAAAACGGATTGTTGTGTTAAAACAGAGgtcatttgctgacatggctactCTAGTTGGCATAGTAACGACGGGTGTGTGCGCGTTGGTGTAGGCTGATTAGTGGTGCATGTGTTTTCTACCACTCAGAAGTAatgtagcaagctaaggtgacaacaatgcctgccatggaCGTTTTTCAGTTGTTTGGAATGTTCAAAATCATAATGTAAGAAAAAAATTTAAAGCCTCAAGGATAAGATCATCCAACTTTCAAAACGAGGCCCTTTTGGCTAGCCACATCTGTCAACTAGATAACTGTAACGATTAACAAGCTTGTTAgctaccacatgttcttgtcaaactgtcaacagagtagctagcaagcaacatCAACAAGATATGCCCCAAAAAGTTTAATGACCATTAATCAGATTTTGTATTTGACTTCAAACCACCTACTTCCATGTTCTTTTTGGTTGTTCAGACTGTAGGATAAAAAACACATTGATTTGAGccacttcaaactgccaatgtgaacaagGCTTATGAAATGCTCTGAACGCGTTGTATAGGCTAGACACATAAGACACTGACTGATTTGACTTTACTTGTGTCCCCCTATTAGGAGCCAGTCTGTGGGGGCCGCTGAAGGAGCTATGGGACACAGTGGAGGGTGCAGTGTGGAGGAGGCAACCAGAGAGCGTCCACCTCCTAGACCTGCAACTCAAGAAACACAAGCCCAATTTCCTCTCACTCTACAAGAACCCGGTGAGATGCTGTCagaagctaggtttccatccaattggcaagattttcatgcaaatattcaaaaatctgcataaaaagaGGATGCACATTTCCCCAACAAAGGTCTGTTTCCATCAAATCACTCTGCGGGTTCGGGAGAAAGCGGATGTTTTCAGGGATACAGTATTTTCAACCTAACTTTCATTTCCCCTGAAAAACGGATGTGGGGATTCTGCTCGGGCGTCTTTTTATGCTTGCTACGTACGTTACCATCAAATTGACATGAtgtggataaaaggctgtgcgtaatgacgtagtgcacataaaaataactttgtggttaaattcccatgtaccgggcctcccgggtggcgcagtggtctagggcactgcatcgcagtgctaactgcaccaccagagtctctgggttcgcccccaggctctgtcgcagccggccgcgaccgggaggtccgtggggcgacgcacaattgagctagcgtcgtccgggttagggagggtttggccggtagggatttccttgtctcatcgcgctccagtgactcctgtggcgggctgggcgcagtgcgcgctaaccaggggggccaggtgcacagtgtttcctccgacacattggtgcggctggcttccgggttggaggcgcactgtgttaaagaagcagtgcggcttggttgggttgtgcctcggaggacgcatggctttcgaccttcgtctctcccgagcctgtacgggagttgtagcgatgagacaagatagtaattactagcgattggataccacgaaaattggagagaaaagggggataaaaaaaaaaaatcccatgtaccgaataaaataAGAAGTTGAattggtttccatcgcattttcaactctactgctGGTTTTGATACAACGTGTTTTGCATTATATAGCTATTTGCCCACTGGTCTTGGCACATGCGCACTAGTCAACAGCTTGCAAATACAGTatgggtatagcctacatgatgagattattatggacaaaagagcaagattatttttatttgtcaaaaggCAGCCATGCGTCattgatcatgtcaccagaataagaccctcaatatttgtTGGAAAGGAGCATAAAGCATCTCacagtgcactttcaccaccctgtgaggTTTttaataacttatttcatctgtagcctaataaactgcatgctttcccgagtcgtagtgggaggaccacacaacagatCATCGCGTGATTAAGTTTACTTCTCTCATGATGGTTATTTATATCAATATTTTCTCATTGTTTCCACTGACATTTTTTGCATAGTTAATTTGACTGAAAccaagatcccaccttgtctagtgtatttaattttgttgacatttggaaagtttaccaacaaatttgctgtttccatcaggcctgttgaCATTTTTATCCGACATGTTCTTTACTCGcataaaaggttggatggaaacctggttagagACGCCAATGAGTTTTGCTGATCTGCAAGCCAAGCGCGGGTTGCTAAAGTTCATTTGCTTGATATTTTCTCTTTTTGTGTTCATTAGCCAAAGAGtgcagagcagagggagaaggTGCGGAAAGCCAGCACAGAGGGCATTGCCATCCAGGGCCAGCAGGGGTCACGTCTCCTCCCCGAGCAGCTGCTTACAGAGGCCTTCATCTTGAGTGACCTCTTTGACATTGGAGAGCTGGCAGCCCTGGAGCTGCTGCTAGCAGGTAATATATACTGCAGTGAGCACCTTACCGATGGAGATTAACACTGGCCgggtgtttgtttgtaaatattaCTTATTTTCTTCAGGTGAGAATCAGCAGCCCCACTTCCCAGGTCTGAGTCGAGGGCTGGTTGCAGTGCTGCTGTACTGGGATGGAAAGCTCTGCGTGGCCAACTCCCTACGCTCGCTCATCCAGTCCCGCCATGGCAAGACCTTCACCTTGGAATTAAGGTACAATCTATTTCCCTGTCTACTTCCTACTTCAATATTGTTCAGACCAGTTTTTTTTTTCCTGCGCCTTGATGATTGAACAACAGATTACTGTTTTCCTCTGCTCTCTGACTTGGTTGTGTGTGTTCTGCCCCAGTGGGGAGCTGGTGGCCCTCACCACACGCTTCACAGATGAGCTGATGAGCCAGGGCCTGACGAGACGCCTACTGACGCTGGTGTCAGAAATCAATGTAACGCGGGAGTTTGAGCGCCTGCAGAAAGAGCGAGGCCTGGGCAACGAAAAACACAGGAAAGAGGTGAGGAAGCCCTTCTCAGAGGAATTGTATCATGTACAGAAGAGGTTTGTCTTTCTTCCCTCACACGTTCGCACATTGTCTTTCTCTGCCAGGTATCGGACCTCATCAAAGAGTGCCGACAGGCACTGGCAGATTGCCTGTTTGCATGGACCTGTCAATCACCTCTGGGTAAGGATGACACCCTGGCACTTATTGCCCACCTTGAGACGGTGACAGTGGAAGCTGATGGCTCATTGGACAGCGTGAATCTGGCTCTCGTCATGGCACTGCTGTACTGTCTGGACGTCAGCTTCCTGGAGCAAGGAACAGAAGACAGAGAAGGTTAGATTTACCATGTATTCTGTTGCCGTGTTACCTGAACATGCTGCAACACAGCAATGTAGACCCTGAAATTGTATAGACTACTTCTATGTAAATACTACACAAaaattgcttgtgtgtgtgtaaaccagaCCTCCTCCAGGCTCTGCCCCTGCTGACAGAGAAGCAGTACGTGTCTGCAGTACACAGTCGCCTGGTTGATGGGAGGCCCTGGAAGCTGCCTGGGCTGCAGGCTGTGTGTCGGCTGGCCTGGGCCCTGGCCCTGCATGCCCTCTCCCAGCTGCCCCAGGGCTCAGCCCTGGCAGAGTTTACAGAGTCAGATGAGGCACTGGCCGACCAGGCCCTGCTAGGAGGTGTCTTCCTTTTCATGACAGAGGGCATGCTGGGATGTGAGGGCTTCACTCATGATGAATTCTACACCCGCCGCCTCCATTCCCTCATCACCGACTTCCTGGCACTCATGCCCATGAAGGTTAGGAATGACACCATTTTTGCTTTGTGgctgtgcatttgtgtgtttgagtAAGATAGGAATTTGAATATTGTGTAGTCCTCCTTTTTTCAGGGTGAAGATATTTATTTCCTTTTACGCAGAAGTGTGTATGTGCAAGTTTCAAGGTGTGTGACG of Salvelinus fontinalis isolate EN_2023a chromosome 12, ASM2944872v1, whole genome shotgun sequence contains these proteins:
- the LOC129866815 gene encoding acylglycerol kinase, mitochondrial-like; the encoded protein is MARVVKVFGTLRNHWKKSTVAACALSYGGHWLYGKHCDNLLRKEACMVAREYGRQPISPQEQLRKATVILNPAACSGKANTLFEKNAAPILHLAGVEVTLVKTDYEGQAKKLMELMEQTDMLIVAGGDGTLQEVITGLLRRADQESFSKTPIGFIPLGSHNSLSESLHILSDNQVKHITSATLSILQGETVPLDVLQIKGEKDQPVFALIGLRWGAFRDVAATIKKYWYLGPLKTKAAHWFSTLREWPQVREASVSYLAPTLRPPDLPEQKPQRPHLMYRIAHRLKNYWYPPIPEPPKVEEPERWNERMLSTLELSIHTQNKNPVQTRTDDSLLVCVEPDSFSVGEFITVGEKKMEDATAFTRKSLKLEASACQLNLPEEGAGFYNIDNEEYEAMSVEVTLLPRKLHFFCSAERREQLLTQVQ